In Papio anubis isolate 15944 unplaced genomic scaffold, Panubis1.0 scaffold162, whole genome shotgun sequence, a genomic segment contains:
- the TCEAL5 gene encoding transcription elongation factor A protein-like 5, with the protein MEKLYKENEGKPENERNLESEGKPEDEGSTEDEAKSDEEEKPDMEGKTECEGKREDEGEPGDEGQPEDEGSQEKQGKSEGEGKPQSEGKSASQAKPESQPRAAEKRPAEDYVPRKAKRKTDRGTDDSPRDSQEDLQERHLSSEEMMRECGDVSRAQEELRKKQKMGGFHWMQRDVQDPFAPRGQRGVRGVRGGGRGQKDLEDVPYV; encoded by the coding sequence ATGGAAAAgctctacaaagaaaatgaaggaaagccAGAGAATGAAAGAAACCTAGAAAGTGAGGGAAAGCCAGAAGATGAAGGAAGTACAGAAGATGAAGCAAAGTCAGACGAGGAAGAAAAGCCGGACATGGAGGGGAAGACAGAATgcgagggaaagagagaggatgaGGGAGAGCCAGGTGATGAGGGACAACCGGAAGATGAGGGAAGCCAGGAAAAGCAGGGCAAGTCCGAAGGTGAGGGCAAGCCACAAAGTGAGGGTAAGTCAGCCTCCCAGGCAAAGCCAGAGAGCCAGCCGCGGGCCGCCGAAAAGCGCCCGGCTGAAGATTATGTGCCccggaaagcaaaaagaaaaacagataggGGGACAGACGATTCCCCCAGGGACTCTCAGGAGGACTTACAAGAAAGGCATCTGAGCAGTGAGGAGATGATGAGAGAATGTGGAGATGTGTCAAGGGCTCAGGAGGAGCtaaggaaaaagcagaaaatggGTGGTTTTCATTGGATGCAAAGAGATGTACAGGATCCATTCGCCCCAAGGGGCCAACGGGGTGTAAGGGGAGTGAGAGGTGGAGGTAGGGGCCAGAAAGATTTAGAAGATGTCCCATATGTTTAA